A stretch of the Bacteroidales bacterium genome encodes the following:
- a CDS encoding V-type ATP synthase subunit D, whose translation MAIKFQYNKTSLQNIEKNLKMRQRSLPTIKSKESALRMEVKRAKDEARTLKAKLEEEINSYEKMAALWNEFDPSLISVQDVQLSARKVAGIRIPILEDVLFTVRPFSLFNQPKWYLDGIHLLQSLAKTGIEYEFCKMKIDSLEYARKKTTQKVNLFEKVQIPGYEDAIRKIKRFMEDEENLSKSSQKIMKSRQSAIENNV comes from the coding sequence ATGGCCATAAAATTCCAATATAATAAGACCTCTCTTCAGAACATTGAAAAGAATCTGAAGATGCGACAGCGTTCACTGCCTACCATTAAAAGCAAGGAAAGTGCTTTACGGATGGAAGTAAAACGGGCCAAAGACGAAGCGCGTACATTGAAAGCAAAACTCGAGGAGGAAATCAATTCATATGAAAAAATGGCTGCTCTCTGGAATGAGTTCGATCCGTCACTCATTTCAGTGCAGGACGTACAACTATCGGCTAGAAAAGTAGCCGGAATACGTATCCCCATATTGGAAGATGTACTCTTCACTGTCAGGCCGTTCAGCCTGTTTAATCAGCCTAAATGGTACCTTGATGGTATCCACCTGTTACAATCACTGGCAAAAACAGGGATTGAATATGAATTTTGCAAAATGAAAATCGATTCGCTGGAATATGCCCGGAAAAAAACAACACAAAAAGTAAATCTGTTTGAAAAAGTCCAGATACCCGGATACGAAGATGCGATCCGAAAGATCAAAAGATTTATGGAAGATGAAGAAAATTTATCGAAGTCATCCCAAAAGATCATGAAATCGCGTCAGTCTGCAATAGAAAACAATGTTTGA
- a CDS encoding V-type ATP synthase subunit K, protein MMSPILLAYIGIGLMIGLSGIGSAFGVSITGNAAVGALKKNPDAFGNYMVLSALPGTQGLYGFLGYFLLQNYLVADITMFQGAAIFGAGLALGLVCLITAYRQGQVCANGIAGIGAGYDVFGKTLILAVFSELYAIVALAATFMIGRTL, encoded by the coding sequence ATTATGTCACCTATTCTTTTAGCTTATATTGGTATTGGCCTGATGATCGGGCTGTCAGGGATCGGAAGTGCTTTTGGGGTGTCCATTACCGGGAACGCTGCAGTCGGAGCGCTGAAAAAGAATCCGGATGCTTTCGGTAATTACATGGTATTAAGCGCATTGCCCGGAACGCAAGGATTATATGGTTTTTTGGGCTATTTCTTGCTGCAAAACTATCTCGTAGCTGATATTACTATGTTCCAGGGAGCGGCAATATTCGGAGCCGGCCTTGCTTTAGGCCTGGTCTGCCTGATCACAGCCTATCGTCAGGGACAAGTTTGCGCTAATGGTATCGCCGGAATTGGTGCCGGTTATGACGTTTTCGGTAAAACACTTATTTTAGCTGTATTCTCAGAATTATATGCTATTGTAGCTCTTGCCGCAACCTTTATGATTGGAAGAACTTTGTAA
- a CDS encoding ATPase, producing the protein MKKYSFLIYYKTYNEFLESIQQAGVVHIVEKQKGIPDDAVDLRQQLKTADLLKNNIRMMKRRVNEQKEATAHPINPQIDGLTILNTCEQLKTQQEQLRNKQQGLQKDIENMSVWGDFDLDILKKYEKAGLQINFYSCREREFKPEWNDQFDVVRIAMVGSIVYFITITKSGSEEEPDAEKIRLSNLSLGDLRCALTDANTQIESIEQQLNLLSVEHLNDLIEAQRQVSESIDVSKVHLHTEKKADDKLILLEGWVPEVKEQGLIDALDSQDAYYTSKEPDKDDKSVPILLKNNKVARLFEPIGELYDLPNYYELDLTAFFAPFYMLFFGLCLGDAGYGLLLFLVGIFARPKVKPSMKPILSLVTWLGAATMVCGTISGTFFGIGLLNVNWPWLTSFKKFMLDSDQLFLLALILGAIQIIFGMIIKAIGQVRRYGWAYSLETWGWLILFLGGGGLLLLTKKSLLSADTAKYICYGVVGVAVLFIFLLNTPGRNPFINFGTGLWNTYNMATGLLGDLLSYIRLFALGICGAVLGFAFNDLALSLSGDIPVLSQIIMLVILLIGHSLNIFMSGLGAFVHPMRLTFVEFYKNAGFEGGGKKYKPFKHIVTE; encoded by the coding sequence ATGAAAAAATATAGTTTCCTGATTTATTATAAAACTTATAATGAATTTCTGGAAAGTATCCAGCAAGCAGGTGTTGTACACATTGTTGAAAAGCAAAAGGGTATCCCTGACGATGCCGTTGATTTGCGCCAACAACTGAAAACAGCCGATCTGCTGAAAAACAATATCCGCATGATGAAGCGGAGGGTCAATGAACAAAAAGAAGCAACCGCTCATCCTATCAATCCCCAGATAGACGGCCTTACTATCCTGAATACATGCGAACAATTGAAAACCCAGCAGGAGCAACTGAGAAACAAGCAGCAAGGTTTGCAGAAAGATATTGAAAATATGTCCGTATGGGGAGATTTCGATCTGGACATACTCAAAAAATATGAAAAGGCCGGATTACAAATAAATTTCTATTCGTGCAGGGAACGCGAATTCAAACCTGAATGGAATGATCAATTCGATGTGGTCAGAATTGCCATGGTGGGTTCTATCGTATATTTCATCACCATTACCAAATCAGGATCCGAAGAAGAACCCGATGCAGAAAAGATAAGGCTTTCAAATCTGTCTCTCGGAGATTTAAGATGCGCTTTAACTGATGCGAATACCCAGATTGAAAGTATAGAACAACAGTTAAACCTGTTGTCCGTTGAACATCTCAATGACCTGATTGAGGCACAACGACAAGTAAGCGAAAGTATCGACGTATCAAAGGTACACCTGCATACCGAAAAGAAAGCAGATGACAAATTGATCCTTCTGGAAGGATGGGTACCTGAGGTAAAAGAACAGGGTCTGATCGATGCTCTTGATAGTCAGGATGCCTATTACACCAGTAAAGAACCGGATAAAGACGATAAATCTGTGCCTATTTTATTAAAAAATAATAAAGTGGCACGTTTATTCGAACCGATCGGAGAACTGTATGATCTTCCCAACTATTATGAGTTGGATCTTACGGCTTTCTTTGCTCCGTTTTACATGTTATTTTTCGGACTTTGCCTTGGAGATGCCGGATACGGGCTCTTATTGTTTCTTGTCGGGATATTTGCCCGTCCAAAAGTAAAGCCATCCATGAAACCGATACTATCACTGGTTACATGGCTAGGTGCGGCTACTATGGTCTGCGGAACCATCAGCGGGACTTTCTTTGGGATCGGACTGCTCAATGTCAACTGGCCATGGCTTACTTCGTTCAAAAAGTTCATGCTCGATTCAGACCAATTATTCCTTCTGGCTTTAATTCTTGGTGCCATACAAATCATTTTCGGTATGATTATTAAAGCCATCGGTCAGGTACGCCGCTATGGTTGGGCTTATTCATTGGAAACCTGGGGCTGGTTGATCCTTTTTTTGGGTGGAGGGGGATTACTCCTTCTTACCAAAAAATCCTTACTCTCAGCAGATACAGCCAAATACATCTGTTATGGAGTTGTAGGTGTAGCTGTATTGTTTATCTTCCTGCTCAATACTCCGGGAAGAAATCCATTTATCAATTTCGGAACCGGTTTATGGAACACGTATAATATGGCCACCGGATTACTGGGCGATTTGTTATCCTATATTCGTCTTTTTGCACTAGGTATCTGTGGTGCCGTATTAGGATTTGCATTCAATGACCTGGCATTAAGCCTGAGTGGTGATATTCCGGTATTAAGTCAGATTATCATGCTTGTTATCCTTTTGATAGGGCATTCTCTGAATATCTTCATGAGCGGTCTGGGTGCTTTCGTTCATCCGATGCGTCTAACTTTCGTCGAATTTTATAAGAATGCAGGATTTGAAGGTGGAGGAAAAAAATACAAACCATTTAAACATATAGTCACTGAATAA
- a CDS encoding V-type ATP synthase subunit A, which produces MATKGIVKGIVSNLVTVEADGPVLQNEICYIHTGGDRLMAEVIKVIGKNAFVQVYESTRGLKVGAETEFAGHMLEVTLGPGLLSKNYDGLQNDLDKMEGTFLKRGDYTFPLDEKKVWDFKPLAQKGDTVKAGSWIGEVDENLQPHKIMVPFVLEGTYTIKKIAEAGQYTIYDKIATITDGSGKDIELDMVQKWPVRKAITVYKDKPRPFKLLETGVRVIDTANPIVEGGTGFIPGAFGTGKTVLQHAISKQAEADIVIMAACGERANEVVEIFAEFPHLEDPHTGRKLMERTIIVANTSNMPVAAREASVYTAMTIGEYYRSMGLKVLLMADSTSRWAQALREMSNRLEELPGPDAFPMDLSAIISNFYGRAGYVILDNDQTGSITFIGTVSPAGGNLKEPVTENTQKVARCFYALEQDRADKKRYPAVNPIDSYSKYLEYPEFSEYIRERISSDWIGKVNELKTRMQRGKEIAEQINILGDDGVPVSYHITYWKSELIDFVILQQDAFDKIDSITSIERQKYMLELIMRICHADFEFSSFTDVMDHFKKMINVCKQMNYSEFKSDEFDAFEKELHALVNEKAV; this is translated from the coding sequence ATGGCAACAAAAGGAATTGTGAAAGGAATTGTGTCCAATCTGGTTACGGTTGAAGCAGACGGACCTGTGTTGCAAAACGAAATATGTTATATCCATACAGGCGGGGATAGACTGATGGCCGAAGTAATTAAGGTAATCGGTAAAAACGCCTTTGTACAGGTATATGAAAGTACACGGGGATTAAAAGTCGGTGCTGAAACTGAATTTGCCGGACACATGCTTGAAGTAACCCTGGGACCCGGTCTTTTATCCAAAAATTATGATGGTCTGCAAAACGATCTTGATAAGATGGAAGGTACGTTCCTGAAACGAGGAGATTACACCTTTCCGCTGGATGAGAAGAAAGTATGGGATTTTAAGCCTCTTGCCCAGAAAGGAGATACTGTTAAAGCCGGAAGCTGGATCGGGGAGGTAGATGAAAACCTGCAACCACATAAAATAATGGTACCTTTTGTTTTGGAGGGAACTTATACCATCAAAAAAATAGCGGAAGCTGGGCAATATACTATTTATGATAAAATAGCCACGATCACCGACGGGTCCGGAAAAGACATCGAGTTGGATATGGTTCAGAAATGGCCGGTCCGTAAGGCTATTACCGTATATAAAGATAAACCCCGTCCGTTCAAATTACTCGAGACAGGTGTCCGCGTTATTGATACCGCCAATCCTATTGTTGAAGGCGGAACAGGTTTTATTCCGGGAGCTTTCGGCACAGGAAAAACTGTGTTACAACATGCCATTTCCAAACAAGCCGAAGCGGATATAGTGATTATGGCTGCTTGCGGTGAACGTGCCAATGAAGTAGTGGAAATTTTCGCCGAATTCCCGCATCTCGAAGATCCTCATACCGGTCGTAAATTGATGGAACGTACCATTATTGTTGCCAATACATCTAACATGCCTGTAGCTGCCCGTGAAGCATCAGTATATACAGCAATGACTATTGGGGAATATTACCGCAGTATGGGATTGAAGGTTTTACTGATGGCGGACTCAACATCCCGTTGGGCACAGGCCTTGCGTGAAATGTCCAACCGTCTGGAAGAATTACCGGGTCCCGACGCCTTCCCGATGGACTTATCGGCCATCATTTCCAATTTTTACGGAAGGGCCGGCTATGTAATTCTGGACAATGATCAAACAGGCTCCATCACATTTATCGGAACGGTATCTCCGGCCGGAGGTAATCTGAAAGAACCTGTAACCGAAAACACACAAAAAGTAGCCCGTTGCTTCTACGCACTGGAGCAAGACCGCGCCGATAAAAAAAGATACCCTGCAGTAAACCCTATTGACAGTTACTCAAAATATCTTGAATATCCCGAATTCTCGGAATATATCAGGGAACGGATATCATCTGACTGGATCGGAAAAGTCAATGAACTGAAAACACGCATGCAACGTGGAAAGGAAATCGCCGAACAGATCAATATCCTCGGAGATGACGGTGTTCCTGTTAGTTACCACATTACTTACTGGAAATCGGAATTAATCGATTTTGTCATACTCCAACAGGATGCATTCGACAAGATCGATTCGATAACCTCTATTGAACGTCAGAAATACATGCTCGAATTGATCATGCGCATTTGTCATGCTGATTTTGAATTTTCATCATTTACCGATGTAATGGATCATTTTAAAAAAATGATCAACGTCTGCAAACAAATGAACTATTCCGAATTCAAATCAGATGAATTTGATGCCTTCGAAAAGGAATTACATGCATTGGTTAACGAAAAAGCAGTATAA
- a CDS encoding V-type ATP synthase subunit B — MAKAFQKIYTQISQITKATCMLKATGVGYDELATVDGVLAQVVKINGDEVTLQVFQGTEGIRTNAEVVFLGKSPTLKVGSQLAGRFFNAFGDPIDGGAVPEGEEREIGGPSVNPVRRKQPSELIATGMAGIDLNNTLVTGQKIPFFADPDQPFNQVMATVALRAETDKIILGGMGLANDDYLYFKNVFSNAGSLDRIISFVNTTEDPPVERLLIPDMALTAAEYFAVDKNEKVLVLLTDMSSYADALAIVSNRMDQIPSKDSMPGSLYSDLAKIYEKAVQFPDGGSITIIAVTTLSGGDITHSVPDNTGYITEGQLFLRRDSDIGKVIVDPFRSLSRLKQLVIGKKTREDHPQVMNAAVRLYSDAANAKTKLENGFDLSNYDERTLAFAKDYSNNLLAIDVNINTTEMLDEAWTLFAKHFKPEEVNIKKELVDKYWKSN; from the coding sequence ATGGCAAAAGCATTTCAGAAAATATACACACAAATCAGCCAGATAACAAAAGCTACCTGTATGTTGAAAGCAACAGGTGTCGGATATGATGAGCTGGCAACCGTGGATGGCGTTTTAGCCCAGGTGGTAAAGATCAACGGAGATGAAGTAACATTACAGGTATTCCAGGGTACGGAGGGTATCCGTACCAATGCCGAAGTTGTATTTTTGGGAAAATCCCCCACATTGAAAGTAGGATCTCAACTGGCAGGACGATTTTTTAACGCTTTCGGTGACCCTATTGACGGAGGTGCCGTACCCGAAGGTGAAGAACGTGAGATCGGCGGCCCGTCCGTTAACCCGGTACGCCGGAAACAACCATCGGAACTGATTGCCACCGGTATGGCCGGTATCGACCTGAACAATACATTAGTAACAGGACAAAAAATTCCCTTTTTTGCAGACCCCGACCAACCTTTTAACCAAGTAATGGCAACTGTTGCTTTACGTGCTGAAACAGATAAGATCATCCTTGGCGGTATGGGATTGGCCAATGATGATTACCTGTATTTTAAAAATGTTTTCAGTAACGCAGGATCGCTTGACCGTATCATCAGTTTTGTAAATACGACCGAAGATCCGCCTGTTGAGCGTTTGCTGATTCCGGATATGGCACTGACTGCTGCTGAATATTTTGCTGTTGATAAGAATGAAAAGGTTTTGGTATTGCTCACCGATATGAGTTCTTATGCTGATGCCCTGGCCATCGTTTCCAACCGTATGGATCAAATCCCTTCGAAAGATTCCATGCCGGGATCACTTTATTCTGATTTGGCAAAAATATATGAAAAGGCCGTCCAGTTCCCGGATGGCGGTTCTATCACTATTATTGCCGTTACGACTCTTTCGGGCGGTGATATCACACACTCCGTTCCGGATAACACCGGATATATTACGGAAGGCCAGTTATTTCTCCGCCGGGATAGTGACATTGGAAAAGTCATCGTCGATCCTTTCCGCAGTCTTTCCCGTCTGAAACAATTGGTCATCGGGAAAAAAACACGCGAAGACCATCCTCAAGTAATGAATGCTGCCGTACGTTTATATTCGGATGCAGCCAATGCAAAAACCAAGCTCGAAAATGGTTTTGACCTGAGTAATTACGACGAACGGACATTGGCTTTTGCCAAAGATTACTCCAATAACCTGCTGGCTATTGATGTCAATATCAATACTACGGAAATGCTGGACGAAGCATGGACGTTGTTTGCCAAACACTTTAAACCGGAAGAAGTGAATATAAAGAAGGAGTTGGTGGATAAATACTGGAAAAGTAATTGA